One stretch of Haladaptatus sp. R4 DNA includes these proteins:
- a CDS encoding type II toxin-antitoxin system VapC family toxin: MGGEALVDANVLLGWRSKRDQWHDEAKPIVEAIDRGDLPRGVVTSPNLMETITPIQHRAGGKEGVKVLNAITKSGGFRIRHIAQEDFDRAQALIRRYPDVELPDLTTVAHMQRTDIEYIYSFDDDLDRFEEITRLTTATNPYSPE; the protein is encoded by the coding sequence ATGGGAGGGGAAGCTCTCGTAGACGCGAACGTGCTGCTCGGCTGGCGCTCGAAGCGCGACCAGTGGCACGACGAAGCGAAACCAATCGTCGAGGCGATTGATCGAGGCGACCTCCCGCGCGGCGTCGTCACATCGCCCAACCTCATGGAGACCATCACGCCAATTCAGCACCGTGCGGGCGGCAAGGAGGGCGTGAAAGTGCTCAACGCCATTACCAAGAGCGGCGGCTTTCGAATCCGTCACATCGCCCAGGAGGACTTCGACCGAGCACAAGCGCTCATCCGACGGTATCCCGACGTTGAACTCCCTGACCTCACGACCGTCGCACATATGCAGCGAACCGACATCGAGTACATCTATTCTTTTGACGACGACCTCGACCGTTTCGAGGAAATCACCCGACTCACCACTGCGACGAATCCCTACTCTCCTGAATAA
- a CDS encoding Lrp/AsnC family transcriptional regulator, producing MSNDTLDDVDRGILHLLQEDARNMTTTEIGDAVGVSASTVGNRLQRLEEAGVIRGYHPQIDYHEAGFPLRVLFICTAPIPEREELAAEALDASGVVNVKEIMVGVQNLHVEASRRPARTRPRSANNSTTWVWTSSINCW from the coding sequence ATGAGCAACGACACACTGGACGACGTAGACCGGGGCATCCTTCACTTGCTCCAAGAGGACGCACGCAACATGACGACGACGGAAATCGGGGACGCTGTGGGTGTCTCCGCCAGTACCGTCGGAAATCGACTCCAACGTCTCGAAGAGGCGGGAGTCATCAGAGGCTATCACCCACAGATCGACTACCACGAGGCGGGATTCCCGCTCCGCGTTCTCTTCATCTGCACCGCTCCGATTCCCGAGCGCGAGGAACTGGCGGCGGAGGCACTCGACGCGTCGGGCGTCGTCAACGTCAAGGAGATCATGGTCGGCGTGCAGAACCTCCACGTCGAGGCGTCGCGACGACCCGCGAGGACGCGACCGAGGTCAGCAAACAACTCGACGACATGGGTCTGGACGTCGTCGATCAACTGCTGGTGA
- a CDS encoding uracil-DNA glycosylase family protein — translation MFPDSRNVLEPNCSRCPELVACRNRISWGTGPVDADVMVVGEAPGAGEPDAELWQGGNWTGMAYTTRHSGRKIRGLFVELGYDAYFTNAVKCFPEGDDGSNREPRAEELANCFDHLQTEIERVDPSVVVTTGKHATKLLFDFESIRMNGFLDRVLSPVECERLGVTALPLLHPSYENVWRKRLGYDRPEYVAAIGSELSALV, via the coding sequence ATGTTCCCCGACTCCCGTAACGTCCTCGAACCGAACTGCTCGCGCTGTCCCGAACTCGTCGCGTGTCGAAACCGGATTTCGTGGGGGACCGGTCCAGTGGATGCCGACGTGATGGTCGTGGGCGAAGCGCCCGGTGCCGGGGAACCCGACGCCGAACTGTGGCAGGGGGGCAACTGGACGGGAATGGCCTACACCACGCGGCACTCGGGTCGAAAAATCCGGGGACTGTTCGTCGAACTCGGCTACGACGCCTACTTCACCAACGCCGTGAAGTGCTTTCCCGAGGGAGACGACGGCTCGAACCGCGAGCCGCGTGCCGAGGAGTTGGCGAACTGCTTCGATCACTTGCAAACGGAAATCGAACGGGTCGACCCGTCCGTCGTCGTCACGACGGGAAAACACGCCACGAAACTCCTGTTCGACTTCGAGTCGATTCGAATGAACGGCTTTCTCGACCGCGTGCTTTCGCCGGTCGAATGCGAACGGCTCGGCGTAACGGCATTGCCACTGCTTCATCCATCCTACGAGAACGTCTGGCGGAAGCGACTCGGCTACGACCGACCGGAATACGTTGCGGCTATCGGTTCCGAACTCTCGGCGTTGGTTTGA
- a CDS encoding HalOD1 output domain-containing protein, whose amino-acid sequence MEHTSYHLQDGERPSTAVVNAIADHEDASPDEIGPRLYDAVDPDALDSLFRPRVDGQVRIGGKAVFSYRGYEITYESDGMIHITDDTDTPSGASETAPADE is encoded by the coding sequence ATGGAACATACTTCCTACCATTTGCAGGACGGCGAGCGGCCCAGTACCGCCGTCGTCAATGCGATCGCGGACCACGAGGACGCGTCACCCGACGAGATCGGTCCACGTCTATACGACGCTGTCGACCCCGATGCATTGGATTCGTTGTTTCGGCCGCGAGTCGATGGGCAGGTTCGGATCGGCGGCAAAGCGGTATTTAGCTACCGTGGGTACGAGATCACGTACGAAAGCGACGGGATGATACACATCACGGACGACACGGACACACCGTCCGGTGCATCCGAAACTGCACCTGCAGACGAGTGA